A portion of the Pseudoxanthomonas sp. JBR18 genome contains these proteins:
- a CDS encoding formimidoylglutamate deiminase produces MTTGFQHFWIDHALLPDGWARQVRLAARDGRIVEVTPGQRPGPEDIRVEVAVPGLGNLHSHAFQRAMAGLTEATSAGAVAAGGDSFWSWRELMYRFQDRLDPDSFQAIAEQAYVEMLEVGFTRVGEFHYLHHAPDGRPYADPAEMCARVAAAAQASGIGLTLLPVFYAHADFGGVPPSPAQRRMLHDLDGFTRLLERAGDALAPLGDAVLGVAPHSLRAVTPGELAALLPLTEGPIHLHIAEQLREVQACLDWSGQRPVQWLLEHAPVDARWCLVHATHVEPAELQGIVEAGAVVGLCPITEANLGDGIFPMRDFARAGGRFGVGSDSNVLIDAAEELRLLEYGQRLVSRGRNVLAQGEGVSSGRWLFDGALRGAVQALGVAGGLQAGASADLVALDLRHPALQAREGDAWLDGWIFAARQGAVRDVWRQGRHVVRDGQHLQRAGVAKRYAAALAHLLS; encoded by the coding sequence GTGACGACAGGCTTCCAGCACTTCTGGATCGACCATGCCCTGCTGCCCGACGGCTGGGCCCGGCAGGTTCGCCTGGCGGCCCGCGACGGCCGCATCGTGGAGGTGACGCCGGGACAGCGGCCTGGTCCGGAGGACATCCGCGTCGAGGTCGCCGTGCCGGGGCTGGGCAACCTGCACAGCCATGCCTTCCAGCGCGCCATGGCCGGCCTGACCGAGGCGACATCGGCCGGCGCGGTGGCTGCGGGGGGCGACAGCTTCTGGAGCTGGCGCGAGCTGATGTACCGCTTTCAGGACCGGCTGGACCCGGACAGCTTCCAGGCCATCGCCGAGCAGGCCTACGTGGAAATGCTGGAGGTGGGCTTCACCCGGGTGGGGGAATTCCACTACCTGCACCACGCGCCCGATGGCCGGCCCTACGCCGACCCGGCCGAGATGTGCGCCCGCGTGGCGGCCGCCGCGCAGGCCAGCGGGATCGGCCTGACCCTGCTCCCGGTGTTCTATGCCCATGCCGACTTCGGCGGCGTGCCGCCCAGTCCGGCACAGCGCCGGATGCTGCATGACCTCGACGGGTTCACCCGGTTGCTGGAGCGTGCGGGCGATGCGTTGGCGCCACTGGGCGATGCGGTCCTCGGCGTGGCGCCGCACAGCCTGCGCGCGGTGACGCCCGGGGAGCTGGCCGCGTTGCTGCCGCTGACCGAGGGACCGATCCATCTGCACATCGCCGAACAGCTGCGCGAGGTGCAGGCCTGCCTGGACTGGTCCGGCCAGCGCCCGGTGCAATGGCTGCTCGAGCACGCCCCAGTCGATGCGCGCTGGTGCCTGGTGCACGCCACGCACGTCGAGCCGGCCGAGTTGCAGGGCATCGTCGAGGCGGGCGCGGTGGTCGGGCTGTGTCCGATCACCGAGGCCAACCTGGGCGACGGGATCTTCCCCATGCGCGACTTCGCCCGGGCCGGCGGCCGGTTTGGCGTCGGCTCAGACTCGAATGTGCTGATCGACGCGGCCGAAGAACTGCGCCTGCTCGAATATGGTCAGCGCCTGGTGTCGCGCGGTCGCAACGTGCTGGCGCAGGGCGAGGGCGTGTCGAGCGGACGCTGGCTGTTCGACGGAGCGCTGCGCGGTGCAGTGCAGGCGCTGGGCGTCGCCGGTGGGCTGCAGGCCGGCGCCTCGGCCGATCTGGTGGCCCTGGATCTGCGGCATCCGGCCCTGCAGGCGCGCGAGGGCGACGCCTGGCTGGATGGCTGGATCTTCGCCGCGCGGCAGGGAGCGGTGCGCGATGTCTGGCGGCAGGGAAGGCACGTGGTGCGCGACGGCCAGCATCTCCAACGCGCGGGCGTGGCCAAGCGTTACGCCGCCGCGCTGGCGCATCTGCTGTCGTGA
- a CDS encoding TonB-dependent receptor, with the protein MSPRAILAATPEQAVTLDAIKVTGTGADGVDAARKALSNVPGAGNVIDLTRVDNGRVAGTADVLAYQPGIYAQSPGNEGVKVSIRGSGLNRAPGAHASGVSVSLDGLPLTFSGGTPYELLEPLWMSRVDVLRGANGFDRGALALGGAIDYVSRSGLDTPGFALRYEGGRFGYRKRSLADGGAHGAFDYYLALTDSRTDGYQTHAAGSGKGVMANLGWQLSPDLSTRLVLRYRETEHETPGRLTRAQIADDPRQANPAYVAIDARRPQPGSTWIGSITTLQLDTASTLKAGLVYHRFPMDLNESRYRQQLDYADLGATLDYTHQHRWFGRDSTTTVGLRVTHDLHAQVRETLRLDTNGYPAGTRTRDFEHLGTDAVVHVGNTTALTPSLHLVTGLALVHTASEVAVTWPAGGGRLSEHGWDYAPRVGLTFQATPQVQLFGNLSRSVEPPHPWSMIWGSGTVFPAGSGAATGRQSTPVHLGNQTAATLELGARGDGTLGRWQLAAYQSNVHHELLSVEVGTAPDTYVAESNASPTVHRGIEAGLESTLWQAQGDRLSLRQAYTYSDFRYRHDARFGNNVLPGLPRHYYQAMLRYDHHSGVYAALDTESASRVAVDYANSAWAHGHTVFGARVGFAAPGGRWQTWLEARNLTGQRYAATITPGYDDVGTDAARATPGEGLGLYAGLELHFE; encoded by the coding sequence ATGTCCCCCCGCGCCATCCTCGCCGCGACGCCGGAACAGGCGGTCACCCTCGATGCGATCAAGGTCACAGGCACCGGAGCCGACGGCGTGGACGCCGCGCGCAAGGCGCTGTCCAACGTGCCCGGCGCAGGCAACGTGATCGATCTAACTCGGGTGGATAACGGACGCGTGGCGGGCACGGCCGACGTGCTGGCCTATCAGCCCGGCATCTACGCCCAGTCCCCCGGCAACGAAGGGGTCAAGGTGTCGATCCGCGGCTCGGGCCTCAACCGCGCGCCGGGCGCGCACGCCTCGGGGGTGTCGGTGTCGCTCGATGGCTTGCCGCTGACCTTCTCCGGCGGCACGCCCTACGAACTGCTCGAACCGCTGTGGATGAGCCGCGTGGACGTGCTGCGGGGCGCCAACGGATTCGATCGCGGCGCCCTGGCCCTGGGCGGCGCGATCGACTACGTCAGCCGCAGTGGCCTGGATACCCCGGGGTTTGCGCTGCGCTACGAGGGCGGCCGTTTCGGCTACCGCAAGCGCAGCCTGGCCGATGGCGGCGCGCACGGCGCGTTCGACTACTACCTCGCCCTGACCGACAGCCGCACCGACGGCTACCAGACGCATGCGGCCGGCAGCGGCAAGGGCGTGATGGCCAACCTGGGCTGGCAGCTCAGTCCCGATCTGAGCACGCGGCTGGTGCTGCGCTATCGCGAAACCGAACACGAAACGCCGGGCCGTTTGACCCGTGCCCAGATCGCCGATGACCCGCGCCAGGCCAACCCGGCCTATGTGGCCATCGATGCGCGCCGGCCGCAGCCTGGCAGCACCTGGATCGGCAGCATCACCACCCTGCAGCTGGACACGGCCTCCACGCTGAAGGCGGGCCTGGTCTACCACCGCTTTCCGATGGACCTCAACGAAAGCCGCTACCGCCAGCAGTTGGACTACGCCGACCTGGGTGCCACGCTGGACTACACGCATCAGCACAGATGGTTTGGCCGCGACAGCACCACCACCGTCGGCCTGCGCGTGACCCATGATCTGCATGCCCAGGTGCGCGAGACTCTGCGCCTGGACACCAACGGGTATCCGGCCGGGACGCGCACGCGCGACTTCGAACACCTGGGCACCGATGCCGTCGTGCATGTCGGCAACACGACGGCGCTCACCCCGTCCCTGCATCTGGTCACCGGCCTGGCCCTGGTCCATACCGCCAGCGAGGTCGCAGTGACCTGGCCAGCCGGCGGTGGCCGCTTGTCCGAGCATGGCTGGGACTACGCGCCGCGCGTGGGCCTGACCTTCCAGGCCACACCGCAGGTGCAGCTGTTCGGCAACTTGAGCCGCTCGGTCGAGCCGCCACACCCGTGGTCGATGATCTGGGGCTCAGGCACGGTGTTCCCGGCCGGCAGCGGCGCGGCCACCGGCCGGCAGAGCACGCCGGTCCACCTGGGCAACCAGACCGCCGCGACACTGGAACTGGGCGCGCGCGGTGACGGCACGCTGGGCCGCTGGCAGCTTGCGGCCTATCAGTCCAACGTCCACCACGAGTTGCTCAGCGTCGAGGTCGGCACCGCGCCGGACACCTACGTGGCCGAATCCAATGCCAGCCCGACCGTGCATCGCGGCATCGAAGCGGGACTGGAGTCGACCCTGTGGCAGGCCCAGGGCGACCGGCTGTCACTGCGCCAGGCCTATACCTACAGCGATTTCCGCTACCGCCACGATGCGCGGTTCGGGAACAACGTGCTGCCCGGCCTGCCCCGCCACTATTACCAGGCCATGCTGCGCTACGACCATCACAGCGGCGTCTATGCGGCGCTGGACACCGAGTCGGCCTCGCGCGTGGCGGTGGACTATGCCAACAGCGCCTGGGCGCATGGCCACACCGTGTTTGGCGCACGCGTGGGCTTCGCTGCACCGGGTGGGCGCTGGCAGACCTGGCTGGAGGCGCGCAACCTCACCGGGCAGCGTTACGCCGCCACGATCACCCCCGGCTATGACGATGTCGGTACCGACGCAGCGCGGGCCACGCCCGGCGAAGGCCTTGGCCTCTATGCGGGCCTCGAACTGCACTTCGAATGA
- the hutG gene encoding N-formylglutamate deformylase: MSPDTWLEIHRGDAPLIVSFPHTGTELPAGLEDRFVSPWLARRDADWYVHQLYAFARELGATTIRTAISRSVIDVNRDPSGVSLYPGQNTTGLCPLTTFDNQPLYRDGFEPDDAEIARRRERWLTPYHEALASEIERLRTQHGRVVVYDAHSIRSHIPHLFEGELPQFNIGTNTDTSCDARLTDAVEQHCAESGLSHVRNGRFKGGWITRHHARPAQGVHAIQMELACRGYMDEPSQVTPDTWPTPWSPARAQRLQDTLRGVLSAALDFARTSASLR, encoded by the coding sequence ATGTCGCCTGACACCTGGCTTGAGATCCATCGTGGCGATGCGCCGCTGATCGTGAGCTTCCCGCATACCGGCACCGAGCTGCCGGCCGGGCTGGAAGACCGCTTCGTCTCGCCGTGGCTGGCCCGGCGCGATGCCGACTGGTACGTGCACCAGCTTTATGCGTTCGCGCGTGAGCTGGGCGCCACCACGATCCGCACCGCGATCTCGCGTTCGGTGATCGACGTCAACCGCGACCCGTCCGGCGTCTCGCTGTATCCGGGCCAGAACACGACCGGGCTGTGCCCGCTGACCACCTTCGACAATCAGCCGCTGTATCGCGACGGATTTGAGCCGGATGATGCAGAGATCGCGCGCCGCCGCGAGCGCTGGCTCACGCCCTACCACGAAGCCCTGGCGAGCGAGATCGAACGCCTGCGCACGCAACACGGCCGCGTCGTGGTGTACGACGCGCACTCGATCCGCTCGCATATCCCGCACCTGTTCGAAGGCGAGCTGCCGCAGTTCAACATCGGGACCAACACGGACACGTCCTGCGACGCACGCCTGACCGATGCGGTCGAACAGCACTGCGCCGAAAGTGGCCTGAGCCACGTGCGCAACGGTCGCTTCAAGGGCGGCTGGATTACCCGCCACCACGCTCGTCCTGCGCAGGGCGTGCACGCCATCCAGATGGAACTGGCCTGCCGCGGCTACATGGACGAACCCAGTCAGGTGACGCCCGACACCTGGCCCACGCCGTGGTCGCCGGCCCGCGCCCAGCGCCTGCAGGACACGCTGCGTGGCGTGCTCAGTGCCGCCCTCGACTTCGCCCGCACATCCGCTTCCCTTCGCTGA
- the hutU gene encoding urocanate hydratase has translation MTRRDPSRVIHAPTGTSLNAKSWLTEAPLRMLMNNLHPDVAERPEELVVYGGIGRAARDWESFDKIVETLKRLDDDQTLLVQSGKPVGVFRTHADAPRVLIANSNLVPRWATWDHFNALDKKGLAMYGQMTAGSWIYIGAQGIVQGTYETFVEMGRQHYNGDLSGRWLFTGGLGGMGGAQPLAAVMAGASCLAVECRKSSIDMRLRTGYLDTWTDNLDEALRLIDESCKAKKPLSVGLLGNVADVLAELLARGVKPDLLTDQTSAHDPVNGYLPQGWSVEQWDDKRVSAPKEVEKAARASMANHIRAMLGFHALDVPTVDYGNNLRQMALEEGIANAFDFPGFVPAYIRPLFCRGIGPFRWAALSGDPEDIAKTDAKVKELIPDNPHLHRWLDMAAEKIKFQGLPARICWVGLGDRDRLGLAFNEMVAKGELKAPVVIGRDHLDSGSVASPNRETEAMADGSDAVSDWPLLNALLNTASGATWVSLHHGGGVGMGFSQHAGMVIVCDGTEAAAKRIARVLWNDPATGVMRHADAGYEIALNCAKEQGLDLPAILG, from the coding sequence ATGACCCGTCGTGATCCGTCCCGTGTCATCCACGCGCCCACCGGCACCTCGCTCAATGCCAAGAGCTGGCTGACCGAAGCACCGCTGCGCATGCTGATGAACAACCTGCACCCCGACGTGGCCGAACGCCCGGAAGAGCTGGTGGTGTATGGCGGCATCGGCCGCGCCGCGCGCGACTGGGAAAGCTTCGACAAGATCGTCGAGACCCTCAAGCGCCTGGACGACGACCAGACGCTGCTGGTGCAGTCCGGCAAGCCGGTCGGCGTGTTCCGCACCCACGCCGATGCGCCGCGCGTGCTGATCGCCAACTCCAACCTGGTGCCGCGCTGGGCCACCTGGGACCACTTCAACGCGCTGGATAAGAAGGGACTAGCCATGTACGGCCAGATGACCGCCGGCAGCTGGATCTACATCGGCGCCCAGGGCATCGTCCAGGGCACCTACGAGACCTTCGTCGAGATGGGCCGCCAGCATTACAACGGCGACCTGTCCGGGCGCTGGCTGTTCACCGGCGGGCTCGGCGGCATGGGCGGCGCGCAGCCACTGGCCGCGGTGATGGCCGGCGCCTCGTGCCTGGCGGTGGAATGCCGCAAGAGCAGCATCGACATGCGCCTGCGCACCGGCTACCTGGACACCTGGACCGACAACCTCGACGAGGCGCTGCGGCTGATCGACGAGTCCTGCAAGGCTAAGAAGCCGCTATCGGTCGGCCTACTCGGCAACGTCGCCGACGTGCTCGCCGAACTGCTGGCGCGCGGGGTCAAGCCGGACCTGCTGACCGACCAGACCTCCGCCCACGACCCGGTCAACGGCTACCTGCCGCAAGGCTGGAGCGTCGAGCAATGGGACGACAAGCGCGTATCGGCGCCGAAGGAAGTGGAAAAGGCGGCGCGTGCGTCGATGGCCAACCATATCCGCGCCATGCTCGGCTTCCACGCGCTCGACGTGCCGACCGTCGACTACGGCAACAACCTGAGGCAGATGGCGCTGGAGGAAGGCATCGCCAATGCGTTCGACTTCCCCGGCTTCGTGCCCGCCTACATCCGCCCGCTGTTCTGCCGCGGCATCGGCCCGTTCCGCTGGGCGGCGCTGAGCGGCGATCCGGAAGACATCGCCAAGACTGACGCCAAGGTCAAGGAACTGATCCCGGACAACCCGCACCTGCACCGCTGGCTGGACATGGCCGCCGAGAAGATCAAGTTCCAGGGCCTGCCGGCGCGCATCTGCTGGGTCGGCCTGGGCGATCGCGACCGCTTGGGCCTGGCCTTCAACGAGATGGTCGCCAAGGGCGAGCTCAAGGCGCCGGTGGTGATCGGCCGCGACCATCTGGACAGCGGCAGCGTGGCCTCGCCCAACCGCGAAACCGAGGCGATGGCCGATGGCTCGGATGCGGTCTCCGACTGGCCGCTGCTCAATGCCCTGCTCAACACGGCTAGCGGGGCGACCTGGGTGTCGCTGCACCACGGCGGCGGCGTGGGCATGGGCTTCTCCCAGCACGCCGGCATGGTCATCGTCTGCGACGGCACCGAGGCGGCGGCCAAACGCATCGCCCGCGTGCTGTGGAACGACCCGGCCACCGGCGTCATGCGCCATGCCGATGCGGGCTACGAGATCGCGCTCAACTGCGCAAAGGAGCAAGGTCTGGACCTGCCGGCGATCCTCGGTTGA
- a CDS encoding Cache 3/Cache 2 fusion domain-containing protein codes for MLRNSLRVRLLLPVLGLVLVVVVVLTLVLASTEARRVHSQADEAIRRQSSSLQGLFAITRSIMLDRVRGSMNLLRRESAALGAPSAGTKVQISGRDVPDLLFGQKSQAGNMTLVDSVTATVDGTATVFSRTGQDYVRVATNVKTDDGNRAVGTLLDPKGQVIQQIRKAQGFYGVVDILGTPYVTGYEPIMSIYDEEPIGIWYVGYKTDLASLEGEISEAHVLESGFIAVFDGNGKLRFHSKTGNTTDPAKMEQVARERPDDWVVTRQDVPGWGFTLVSAYPKQDINSVILRQSLWIGGIGLLVCVLLLGLQSMLILSRVLRPIQHLTAVAEELSLGKWNHTIDEVKLKDEIGTLARAISRLSNSVRLAMERLAKR; via the coding sequence ATGCTCCGAAATTCATTACGTGTGCGCCTGCTGTTGCCCGTGCTGGGCCTGGTCCTGGTCGTGGTGGTGGTGTTGACCCTGGTCCTTGCCAGCACCGAGGCTCGGCGCGTGCACAGCCAGGCCGATGAGGCGATCCGGCGCCAGTCCTCGTCCCTCCAGGGACTGTTCGCCATCACCCGCTCGATCATGCTCGATCGGGTCAGGGGCTCGATGAATCTGCTGCGCCGTGAAAGTGCCGCGCTAGGAGCCCCGTCCGCCGGAACCAAGGTCCAGATCAGCGGCCGCGATGTCCCGGACCTGCTGTTCGGACAGAAGTCCCAGGCCGGCAACATGACCTTGGTCGACAGCGTGACCGCCACGGTGGACGGCACCGCAACGGTGTTCTCGCGCACCGGTCAGGATTACGTGCGCGTGGCCACCAACGTCAAGACCGACGATGGCAACCGGGCGGTCGGTACCCTCCTGGATCCCAAGGGACAGGTGATTCAACAGATTCGCAAGGCGCAGGGTTTCTATGGCGTGGTCGACATCCTGGGGACGCCTTACGTGACCGGCTACGAGCCGATCATGTCGATCTACGACGAGGAACCCATCGGCATCTGGTACGTCGGCTACAAGACCGACCTGGCCTCGCTGGAAGGCGAGATCAGCGAGGCGCATGTGCTGGAATCAGGCTTCATCGCGGTCTTCGACGGCAATGGGAAACTGCGCTTCCACTCCAAGACCGGCAACACCACCGACCCGGCCAAGATGGAACAGGTCGCCCGTGAGCGTCCGGACGACTGGGTGGTGACGCGCCAGGACGTCCCTGGCTGGGGTTTCACCCTGGTCTCGGCCTATCCCAAGCAAGACATCAACAGTGTGATCCTGCGCCAGTCGCTGTGGATTGGTGGCATCGGCCTGCTGGTGTGCGTGCTGCTGCTGGGCCTGCAGTCAATGCTGATCCTCAGCCGCGTGCTGCGCCCGATCCAGCACCTCACCGCCGTGGCCGAAGAACTGAGCCTAGGCAAATGGAACCACACCATCGACGAGGTCAAGCTCAAGGACGAGATTGGCACCCTGGCGCGGGCCATCTCGCGGCTCTCCAACAGCGTACGCTTGGCCATGGAGCGTTTGGCCAAACGGTGA
- the hutH gene encoding histidine ammonia-lyase — MSQSILLRPGAVSLAQWRAIYRGARVQLDPGSADAVLRSAQTVEAIVAKGAPVYGINTGFGKLATVRIERDDLETLQRNIVLSHAAGVGEPMPLSVVRLMLALKLASLAQGASGIKPATLVLLEAMLQQDVMPVVPCQGSVGASGDLAPLSHMAAAMIGAGDAFFGGARMSAADALAQAGLAPIVLGAKEGLALLNGTQYSTAYALAGLFEIETVFQSALVTGALSTEAAKGSDTPFDPRIHALRGQPGQIVVADALRALMAGSAIRESHREDDVRVQDPYCLRCQPQVMGAALDVMRQAARTLEIEANGVSDNPLVFTDTGEALSGGNFHAEPVAFAADMLAMAVCEIGSISERRIAMLVDPALSGLPAFLTPKPGLNSGFMIPQVTAAALVSENKQRAYPASVDSIPTSANQEDHVSMAAHGARRLMAMADNAANVVGIELLAAVQGCDFHAPLASSSVLEAARGLLRGQVPTLQDDRYFHPDMVAATELVRSGALTARVTVALPGVDASA, encoded by the coding sequence ATGAGCCAGTCCATCCTCCTGCGCCCCGGCGCGGTCAGCCTTGCGCAATGGCGCGCGATCTATCGCGGCGCCCGCGTCCAGCTCGATCCGGGCTCGGCAGACGCCGTGCTGCGCAGCGCGCAGACCGTCGAGGCCATCGTCGCCAAGGGCGCGCCGGTGTATGGCATCAACACCGGCTTCGGCAAGCTGGCCACGGTGCGCATCGAGCGCGACGATCTGGAAACCCTGCAGCGGAACATCGTGCTCTCGCACGCCGCCGGCGTGGGCGAGCCGATGCCGCTGTCGGTGGTGCGGCTGATGCTGGCGCTGAAGCTGGCCAGCCTGGCCCAGGGCGCCTCGGGGATCAAACCGGCCACGCTCGTCCTGCTCGAAGCGATGCTGCAGCAGGATGTGATGCCGGTGGTGCCCTGCCAGGGCTCGGTCGGTGCCTCGGGCGACCTGGCTCCGCTGTCGCACATGGCCGCGGCGATGATCGGCGCGGGCGACGCCTTCTTCGGCGGTGCGCGCATGTCCGCCGCCGACGCCCTGGCCCAGGCCGGGCTGGCCCCGATCGTGCTGGGCGCGAAGGAAGGCCTGGCGCTGCTCAACGGCACCCAGTATTCGACCGCTTACGCCCTGGCCGGCCTGTTCGAAATCGAGACCGTGTTCCAGTCCGCGCTGGTCACCGGTGCGCTGTCCACCGAAGCGGCCAAGGGCTCGGACACGCCTTTCGATCCGCGCATTCACGCGCTGCGCGGCCAGCCCGGCCAGATCGTCGTGGCCGATGCACTGCGCGCATTGATGGCCGGCAGCGCGATCCGCGAATCGCACCGCGAGGACGATGTGCGCGTGCAGGACCCCTACTGCCTGCGCTGCCAGCCGCAGGTCATGGGCGCGGCATTGGACGTGATGCGCCAAGCCGCGCGCACGCTGGAGATCGAAGCCAATGGCGTGTCCGACAATCCGCTGGTGTTCACCGACACCGGCGAGGCGCTGAGCGGCGGCAACTTCCACGCCGAGCCGGTGGCCTTCGCCGCCGACATGCTGGCCATGGCGGTGTGCGAGATCGGCTCGATCAGCGAGCGCCGCATCGCGATGCTGGTCGATCCGGCGCTGTCGGGCCTCCCCGCGTTCCTGACGCCCAAGCCGGGCCTGAACTCCGGCTTCATGATTCCGCAGGTCACCGCCGCAGCGCTGGTGTCGGAGAACAAGCAGCGCGCCTACCCGGCCAGCGTCGATTCCATCCCGACCTCGGCCAACCAGGAAGACCACGTGTCGATGGCCGCACACGGCGCGCGCCGGCTGATGGCCATGGCCGACAACGCCGCCAACGTGGTCGGCATCGAGCTGCTGGCCGCCGTGCAGGGCTGCGACTTCCATGCCCCGCTCGCCTCCAGCAGCGTCCTGGAGGCTGCACGCGGCCTGCTGCGCGGCCAGGTGCCCACGTTGCAGGACGACCGCTACTTCCACCCGGACATGGTGGCCGCGACCGAGCTGGTGCGCAGCGGTGCGCTGACCGCCCGTGTCACCGTCGCCCTGCCAGGCGTGGACGCGTCGGCATGA
- the hutI gene encoding imidazolonepropionase: MRCDTLWHHAKLATLDAADGGLGEIQDGVVAARDGRIVHVGPADAAPAFDAATRVDCAGRWITPGLIDCHTHLVYAGNRAGEFEQRLNGVSYADIAKAGGGIVSTVRDTRQADEQALIAASLPRLDAMLAEGVTTLEIKSGYGLTLEHETKQLRVAKRLGELRRVEIAPTFLGAHAVPPGVEAQAYIDEVCATMIPAVAAQGLAEAVDVFCEHLAFSHAQAEQVFAAASAHGLKLKIHAEQLSNQHGAALAARCGALSADHIEHLDADGIAAMAAAGTVAVLLPGAFYFTRDTLVPPIAALRAAGVPLALATDSNPGTSPLTSPLLAMNMAATLFRMTVTECIAGFTREAARALGRQDRLGRLRAGFDCDLAIWDIDAPADLVYRMGFNPLHARVWRGQDA, translated from the coding sequence ATGCGCTGCGACACCCTCTGGCACCACGCGAAGCTGGCCACCCTGGATGCCGCCGACGGCGGACTGGGCGAGATCCAGGACGGCGTCGTCGCGGCCCGCGACGGACGGATCGTGCATGTCGGGCCCGCGGACGCCGCGCCCGCCTTCGATGCCGCCACCCGCGTCGACTGTGCAGGCCGCTGGATCACCCCGGGCCTGATCGATTGCCATACGCACCTGGTCTATGCCGGCAATCGCGCCGGCGAGTTCGAGCAGCGCCTCAACGGCGTCAGCTACGCCGACATCGCCAAGGCCGGCGGCGGCATCGTGTCCACCGTGCGCGACACGCGACAGGCGGACGAACAAGCCCTGATCGCCGCCAGCCTGCCGCGCCTGGACGCGATGCTGGCCGAAGGCGTCACCACGCTGGAGATCAAATCCGGCTACGGCCTGACCCTGGAACACGAGACCAAGCAGCTGCGCGTGGCCAAGCGGCTTGGCGAACTGCGCCGAGTCGAGATCGCGCCGACCTTCCTCGGCGCGCATGCGGTGCCGCCCGGGGTGGAGGCGCAGGCCTATATCGACGAGGTCTGCGCGACGATGATCCCGGCCGTGGCCGCGCAAGGCCTGGCCGAGGCGGTGGATGTGTTCTGCGAGCACCTCGCGTTCTCGCACGCACAGGCCGAACAGGTGTTCGCCGCGGCCAGCGCCCACGGGCTGAAGCTCAAGATCCACGCCGAGCAATTGTCCAACCAGCATGGCGCGGCCCTGGCCGCACGCTGTGGCGCGCTGTCCGCCGATCACATCGAGCACCTTGACGCGGACGGCATCGCGGCGATGGCCGCCGCCGGCACGGTCGCGGTGCTGTTGCCCGGTGCGTTCTACTTCACCCGCGACACCTTGGTGCCGCCGATCGCCGCGTTGCGCGCCGCCGGCGTGCCGCTGGCCCTGGCCACCGACAGCAATCCCGGCACCTCGCCGCTGACCAGCCCGTTGCTGGCCATGAACATGGCCGCCACGCTGTTCCGCATGACCGTGACCGAATGCATCGCCGGCTTCACCCGTGAAGCCGCGCGCGCGCTCGGCCGCCAGGATCGCCTGGGCCGCCTGCGCGCCGGCTTCGACTGCGACCTGGCGATCTGGGACATCGACGCCCCGGCCGACCTGGTCTACCGCATGGGCTTCAACCCGCTGCATGCGCGCGTCTGGCGTGGCCAGGATGCGTAG